From one Humulus lupulus chromosome 8, drHumLupu1.1, whole genome shotgun sequence genomic stretch:
- the LOC133796131 gene encoding uncharacterized protein LOC133796131: MSSPPASTPAASKKVSASLEPSRSNTAKASSKDKSVSSEFDDILVPKKKIKGLVSKPEEEYEPSKDEDKAEDDDEVAEAELEDLTDTESKPSEEIPVSSKVDKGMEFLNLLSKKAVTSQPKSGFAFKAHSQNFCFNGNEKNMVVKDLNDELFEKNSIMFKKVYVPGHRYSFIPTKIAKILKLPLIVQNDSIDFAKDQVLSELVGQTMVWEPNTTLKVTDFTHYYVVLHKFSINNWVPTTHTSIIPYDTTFFLFKIGAGVKIDLSSLIFDQITDLGNAKAKGQYLFFSHLIYKLLDSQQPLKLEYETLTPAAIGPNYKVKEESSTAKKTKGLDLKSDVLDSALTDLAVVKSTLGNVHIEVSNLQNCLLAIEQFQRTIFSRLPDGPST, from the exons ATGTCGTCTCCTCCGGCATCTACGCCTGCTGCATCTAAGAAAGTCTCGGCTTCTCTTGAACCATCCAGGTCCAACACTGCAAAAGCTTCTTCTAAAGACAAATCCGTCTCCTCTGAATTTGATGACATTTTGGTCCCTAAGAAAAAAATCAAAGGGTTGGTTTCAA AACCTGAGGAGGAATATGAGCCTTCCAAAGATGAAGACAAAGCCGAGGATGATGATGAAGTGGCTGAGGCAGAGTTGGAAGATTTGACAGATACTGAGTCTAAGCCATCTGAGGAAATTCCTGTTTCATCAAAGGTCGATAAAGGTATGGAATTCCTCAATTTGTTGTCAAAGAAGGCTGTTACCTCTCAGCCCAAGTCAGGTTTTGCTTTCAAAGCTCACTCTCAGAATTTTTGCTTCAATGGCAATGAGAAAAATAT GGTGGTTAAAGATCTTAATGATGAGCTATTTGAGAAAAACTCCATCATGTTTAAAAAGGTATATGTTCCTGGGCATCGGTACTCATTTATCCCCACTAAGATTGCAAAAATCCTCAAACTTCCCCTTATTGTTCAAAATGATTCCATTGATTTTGCCAAAGATCAGGTCCTCTCCGAATTAGTTGGTCAAACCATGGTTTGGGAGCCCAATACTACTCTCAAAGTAACTGACTTTACTCATTACTATGTCGTTCTTCACAAGTTTTCCATCAACAATTGGGTACCAACTACTCATACATCCATCATTCCCTATGACACAACCTTCTTTCTGTTCAAGATCGGGGCTGGGGTGAAAATTGACCTTTCTTCTCTTATTTTTGATCAAATTACTGATTTAGGCAATGCCAAGGCAAAGGGTCAATATTTGTTCTTTTCTCATTTGATCTACAAGTTACTTGATTCTCAACAACCTCTCAAATTGGAGTATGAAACATTGACCCCTGCAGCTATTGGTCCGAACTACAAGGTGAAAGAGGAGTCGTCTACTGCCAAGAAGACCAAAGGACTTGATCTAAAGTCTGATGTTCTTGATTCTGCTCTCACTGATCTTGCTGTTGTCAAATCTACCTTGGGAAATGTTCATATAGAAGTGAGCAACCTTCAGAACTGTCTCTTGGCAATTGAGCAGTTTCAGCGTACCATTTTCTCTCGCCTGCCTGATGGTCCTTCCACATGA